From a region of the Corallococcus coralloides DSM 2259 genome:
- a CDS encoding aminotransferase class I/II-fold pyridoxal phosphate-dependent enzyme, whose product MTTPGDAVMGPHLHRNNQKMIPASESAWAVARESNMLNIRVDAVDGQNRMREVDTGHEFANLCSCSYLGLNSHPDVLQGGIDALKRAGITGLSMAEFRIRLGLMEELEEQLADLFGGPVLPAVTSSALTAAILPVLGSGHLTDSEPLVMVFDKFAHFSMAFVKPIVADETRVLNCPHNDMNYLEDVCRKYPRVAYVCDGVYSTGGATDLQALLTLQEKYGLFLYLDDSHSLSTQGKNGEGYIRSRLREMNDRTVIIASIAKAFGSTGGLAMLGSRKHYDFLYRTGPMGWSQSLRTAAIGTSMGSIKVHRSPELAKRQEQLRRNIALFDEHIQTEQRGDGLHIKVVEVGEQDKAVKLSRELYKRGFYCSAVFFPIVPVGKAGIRLMLRGDLPTEQVQSFIGHLKEVLATL is encoded by the coding sequence GTGACGACGCCCGGCGACGCGGTGATGGGTCCCCACCTGCACCGCAACAACCAGAAGATGATCCCCGCGAGCGAGAGCGCCTGGGCCGTGGCCCGGGAGTCGAACATGCTCAACATCCGCGTGGACGCGGTGGACGGCCAGAACCGCATGCGCGAGGTGGACACCGGGCACGAGTTCGCCAACCTGTGCTCCTGCTCCTACCTGGGGCTCAACAGCCACCCGGACGTCCTCCAGGGCGGCATCGACGCGCTGAAGCGCGCGGGCATCACCGGCCTGTCGATGGCGGAGTTCCGCATCCGGCTGGGCCTGATGGAGGAGCTGGAGGAGCAGCTCGCGGACCTCTTCGGTGGGCCGGTGCTGCCCGCCGTCACCTCCAGCGCGCTCACCGCGGCCATCCTGCCGGTGCTCGGGTCGGGACACCTGACGGACAGCGAGCCCCTGGTGATGGTGTTCGACAAGTTCGCGCACTTCTCCATGGCGTTCGTGAAGCCCATCGTCGCGGACGAGACGCGGGTGCTGAACTGCCCGCACAACGACATGAACTACCTGGAGGACGTCTGCCGGAAGTATCCGCGCGTGGCGTACGTGTGCGACGGCGTCTACTCCACGGGCGGCGCCACGGACCTCCAGGCGCTGCTCACGCTCCAGGAGAAGTACGGCCTCTTCCTCTACCTCGACGACTCACACTCGCTCTCCACGCAGGGGAAGAACGGCGAGGGCTACATCCGCTCGCGGCTGCGCGAGATGAACGACCGCACGGTGATCATCGCCTCCATCGCCAAGGCGTTCGGCAGCACGGGCGGCCTCGCGATGCTCGGCTCGCGCAAGCACTACGACTTCCTCTACCGGACGGGCCCCATGGGCTGGTCCCAGAGCCTGCGGACGGCGGCCATTGGCACCTCCATGGGGAGCATCAAGGTCCACCGCAGCCCGGAGCTGGCGAAGCGGCAGGAGCAGCTCCGCCGGAACATCGCCCTCTTCGACGAGCACATCCAGACCGAGCAGCGCGGCGACGGCCTGCACATCAAGGTCGTGGAGGTGGGCGAACAGGACAAGGCCGTGAAGCTGTCACGCGAGCTCTACAAGCGAGGCTTCTACTGTTCCGCGGTCTTCTTCCCCATCGTGCCCGTGGGGAAGGCGGGCATCCGGCTGATGCTGCGCGGCGACCTGCCCACGGAGCAGGTCCAGTCGTTCATCGGCCACCTGAAGGAAGTCCTCGCGACGCTGTAG
- a CDS encoding ornithine cyclodeaminase family protein, producing MAAFLSHAVVTAHGNLPRLVRELEAALTEGLHERMQVPLRVAVPSSSRHAAFVSMPAVSEHLGLYINKVATLFERSATDPLPTMNGVVAAFSARTGELLAMLDGAAVTELKCAAVSALVTDFCARTDARTLAVAGTGAQARQQVLAVRAVRPIQEVRLWARNPARCGAFAAELRASLGEVVHVAACGSLDEALRGADVIGTATSSKTPLGSFEALSPSVHINCMGGHTVEAREVPLELLRTSTVIVEDLATALAEAGPVHTNAITLGQLVRRDSGPLRTSRTVFSSTGHAFLDVLTVAHVLRERELIHRTWRST from the coding sequence ATGGCTGCCTTCCTTTCCCATGCTGTCGTCACCGCGCACGGGAACCTGCCCCGGCTCGTGCGCGAGCTGGAGGCGGCGCTCACGGAGGGCCTGCATGAGCGCATGCAGGTCCCGCTGCGCGTCGCCGTCCCCTCCTCTTCCCGGCACGCCGCGTTCGTGTCGATGCCGGCCGTGTCGGAGCACCTGGGCCTCTACATCAACAAGGTGGCGACCCTCTTCGAGCGGTCCGCCACGGATCCGCTGCCCACCATGAACGGCGTGGTGGCGGCGTTCTCCGCGCGCACGGGGGAACTGCTCGCGATGCTCGATGGCGCGGCGGTGACGGAGCTCAAGTGCGCCGCCGTGTCCGCGCTCGTCACGGATTTCTGCGCGCGTACGGATGCCCGGACGCTGGCGGTGGCGGGCACCGGAGCGCAGGCACGGCAGCAGGTGCTGGCGGTCCGCGCGGTCCGTCCCATCCAGGAGGTGCGGCTCTGGGCGAGGAACCCTGCCCGCTGCGGTGCGTTCGCCGCGGAGCTGCGCGCGTCCCTGGGCGAAGTGGTGCACGTCGCCGCCTGTGGGTCGCTCGACGAGGCCCTCCGGGGCGCGGACGTGATTGGCACCGCGACGTCGTCGAAGACACCGCTGGGGAGCTTCGAGGCCCTCTCCCCCAGCGTGCACATCAACTGCATGGGCGGTCACACCGTGGAGGCCCGGGAGGTGCCGCTCGAACTGCTGCGCACGTCGACGGTCATCGTCGAGGACCTGGCCACCGCGCTCGCGGAGGCCGGACCGGTGCACACCAACGCCATCACCCTGGGGCAGCTCGTGAGGAGGGACAGCGGTCCCCTGCGAACAAGCCGCACCGTCTTCAGCTCGACGGGACACGCCTTCCTGGACGTCCTCACGGTCGCGCACGTGCTGCGTGAACGCGAGCTGATCCACCGAACCTGGAGGAGCACATGA
- a CDS encoding isopenicillin N synthase family dioxygenase, protein MMKELPRIDLTSATPGSEAERRAAFEIDRACKQVGFFTLSGHGIASSVFEDAYSLSRAFFRLPLEAKNQCRLKSGFTMAADDYTPYGYSGMLEENAYAYMGRKGLPSDYVEKFSVGRLIEDDSASLPFSNDTEGQRLRAALKAYFRECEALTARLTELFSIALDLPRDFFAKKTSASTDSLRSLLYPQLNPELVNDQGMGEHTDGTLLTVLAQTGPGIQVKERGGSWITPTLERRDHLIVNIGDLMARWSNDEYVSTPHRVVLGGGERQSLAFFKLANDDALIECFPKFCKDTPAKYEPVVYKAFSLQKMNALFGVGDTGRS, encoded by the coding sequence ATGATGAAGGAGTTGCCCCGAATCGATTTGACGTCCGCGACGCCAGGGTCCGAAGCCGAGCGCCGTGCGGCGTTCGAGATCGACCGGGCCTGCAAGCAGGTGGGCTTCTTCACCCTGAGCGGTCACGGCATCGCGTCATCGGTCTTCGAGGATGCCTATTCCCTCTCACGCGCGTTCTTCCGCCTGCCGCTCGAGGCGAAGAACCAGTGCCGGTTGAAGTCCGGCTTCACCATGGCCGCGGACGACTACACGCCCTACGGCTACAGCGGCATGCTGGAGGAGAACGCCTACGCGTACATGGGCCGCAAGGGGCTCCCCAGCGACTACGTGGAGAAGTTCAGTGTGGGCCGGCTCATCGAGGACGACAGCGCGAGCCTGCCGTTCAGCAACGACACGGAAGGCCAGCGGCTGCGCGCGGCGCTCAAGGCGTACTTCCGCGAGTGCGAGGCGCTGACGGCCCGGCTCACGGAGCTGTTCAGCATCGCGCTGGACCTGCCCCGGGACTTCTTCGCGAAGAAGACCTCCGCGTCCACCGACTCGCTGCGCTCCCTGCTCTACCCACAGCTCAACCCGGAGCTGGTCAACGACCAGGGCATGGGCGAGCACACGGACGGGACGCTGTTGACGGTCCTGGCGCAGACGGGCCCTGGCATCCAGGTGAAGGAGCGCGGGGGCTCCTGGATCACGCCCACGCTGGAGCGGCGGGATCACCTCATCGTCAACATCGGCGACCTGATGGCCCGCTGGTCCAACGACGAATACGTGTCCACGCCACACCGGGTCGTCCTGGGCGGAGGCGAGCGTCAGTCCCTGGCGTTCTTCAAGCTCGCCAACGACGACGCGCTCATCGAGTGCTTCCCCAAGTTCTGCAAGGACACGCCCGCGAAGTACGAGCCCGTCGTCTACAAGGCCTTCTCCCTCCAGAAGATGAACGCGCTGTTCGGTGTCGGCGACACCGGACGCTCCTGA
- a CDS encoding ATP-grasp domain-containing protein, which yields MAANLILLGARQFITERAWQLGLRPLIIQQPGLSDDHVNRQSDRVLLMSYDDPALIPMLKAAHAVTPFVSAITVAEEALITCARINEALGLPGTPLSLVEKTRDKPAMRRVLDSGGFSPVQWAPVKTREEAAAFAERQGYPFILKPVDGVGSIDVRLVRSAEDLEGVLNGRASWIAEEYLDGPEYSVECFSFAGRHVILGINEETKSTDPNGSAFLEVAHQVPAPMSPERDREVRDFIRSFLDVLGLKDGPSHTELKYTSRGPRIVETHTRLGGDRLWDLVRLTTGHDLLDMTLQWAMGTLKPLEADPVPRGGAAIQYFTPPPGKLKRINGALALKRLPGVVDISLAVELGATIRQALKSEDRAGYVLAYADTAQQAQAVCREVSQRLVLETA from the coding sequence ATGGCGGCGAACCTCATCCTTCTGGGCGCGAGGCAGTTCATCACGGAGCGGGCGTGGCAGCTGGGCCTGCGGCCGTTGATCATCCAGCAGCCGGGCCTGTCCGATGACCACGTGAACCGGCAGTCCGACCGGGTCCTCCTCATGAGCTACGACGACCCGGCGCTCATCCCCATGCTGAAGGCCGCGCACGCGGTGACGCCGTTCGTGAGCGCCATCACCGTCGCGGAGGAGGCGCTCATCACCTGCGCGCGCATCAACGAGGCGCTGGGGCTGCCCGGTACGCCGTTGTCGTTGGTGGAGAAGACGCGCGACAAGCCGGCCATGCGGCGGGTGCTCGACTCCGGCGGGTTCTCGCCGGTGCAGTGGGCTCCGGTGAAGACGCGGGAGGAAGCCGCCGCGTTCGCCGAGCGCCAGGGCTATCCGTTCATCCTGAAGCCCGTGGACGGCGTGGGCAGCATCGACGTGCGGCTCGTGCGCTCCGCCGAGGACCTGGAGGGCGTGCTGAACGGCCGCGCGTCGTGGATCGCCGAGGAGTACCTGGACGGCCCCGAGTACTCCGTGGAGTGTTTCTCCTTCGCGGGGCGCCACGTCATCCTGGGCATCAACGAGGAGACGAAGAGCACGGACCCCAACGGCAGCGCGTTCCTGGAGGTCGCGCACCAGGTCCCCGCGCCCATGAGCCCGGAGCGGGACCGCGAGGTGCGCGACTTCATCCGGAGCTTCCTGGACGTGCTCGGGCTGAAGGACGGGCCTTCGCACACGGAGCTGAAGTACACGTCGCGGGGCCCGCGCATCGTGGAGACGCACACGCGGCTGGGCGGCGACCGCCTGTGGGACCTGGTCCGGCTGACCACCGGACATGACCTGCTGGACATGACGCTTCAGTGGGCCATGGGGACGCTGAAGCCCCTGGAGGCGGATCCGGTGCCCCGGGGCGGGGCGGCCATCCAGTACTTCACCCCGCCCCCTGGCAAGCTCAAGCGGATCAACGGCGCGCTGGCGCTGAAGCGGCTGCCAGGCGTGGTGGACATCTCGCTCGCGGTGGAGCTGGGAGCCACCATCCGTCAGGCCCTGAAGTCGGAGGACCGCGCGGGCTATGTGCTCGCCTACGCGGACACCGCGCAGCAGGCGCAGGCCGTGTGCAGGGAGGTCAGCCAGCGGCTCGTGCTGGAGACCGCCTGA
- a CDS encoding delta-60 repeat domain-containing protein, with protein MPSRDAGVDAGTGTSDGGPDGGAQEQDGGTEEPTQPDAGEPPPAFTLSTASEQTVRFNPSTSTALAVQVLRHEAFTGEVSLSVEGLPPHVRTTQALPVIIPEGAASTPLGYIPDEFAAYGRFSLKLIGVGGGTRAEFPVTLDVQPAPAALDSAFGTEGVATPELGLPAVKINGMAEQPDGKWILVGSTGPTGQRDVLVVRLLPDGTPDATFGTQGVVVSDICGGDDYVDAVTVQSDGRIVVAGGAISGTNTCSGAKYQSVLLARYTTAGVLDTTFGGTGVRTFQLSTGISTLHAVTVDANGNIVGAGTVDNDGLDLVVVRLTPAGVPDTTFSADGVATTDVGREDDGLCVVAEPDGKVVVAGTSTGSLDTLVVRRFNANGTLDNSFRYLPSFSSPDITPRTLQRLSNGSWLVGGKAVSSNGDTQAVVARLTASAGQDTSFGREGYAYFTAGFTGVRDTVVGTDVLADGTLAVATWSQDAKGASGLGVVHLAPNGTSILRSHRTDLPGDEQPTVARLDAQGFLRVTGTRIPEGKSEAVPFVTRFHPY; from the coding sequence ATGCCCTCCCGTGATGCCGGGGTGGATGCAGGGACGGGAACCTCGGATGGAGGCCCGGACGGAGGCGCGCAGGAGCAGGACGGTGGCACCGAGGAGCCCACGCAGCCGGATGCAGGGGAGCCGCCTCCCGCGTTCACCCTGTCGACGGCTTCCGAGCAGACGGTGCGTTTCAATCCTTCGACTTCGACCGCGCTCGCGGTCCAGGTCCTCCGGCATGAGGCCTTCACCGGAGAGGTCTCGCTCTCGGTGGAGGGGCTGCCTCCCCACGTGCGCACCACCCAGGCGCTGCCGGTGATCATCCCCGAGGGCGCGGCTTCGACGCCGTTGGGCTACATCCCGGACGAGTTCGCGGCCTATGGCCGGTTCTCCCTCAAGCTCATCGGAGTGGGCGGCGGCACGCGTGCGGAGTTCCCCGTCACGCTGGACGTGCAGCCGGCGCCTGCCGCGCTGGACAGTGCCTTCGGAACGGAAGGCGTGGCGACGCCGGAGCTCGGCCTTCCCGCGGTGAAGATCAACGGCATGGCCGAGCAGCCCGACGGCAAGTGGATCCTCGTGGGCTCCACCGGCCCCACGGGCCAGCGGGATGTGCTGGTGGTGCGCCTGCTTCCGGACGGGACGCCGGACGCCACGTTCGGCACCCAGGGCGTGGTGGTCAGCGACATCTGCGGAGGCGACGACTATGTGGATGCCGTCACCGTACAGTCGGATGGCCGCATCGTCGTCGCGGGCGGGGCCATCTCCGGCACCAACACCTGCTCGGGGGCGAAGTATCAGAGCGTGCTGCTCGCGAGGTACACGACGGCAGGCGTCCTGGACACCACGTTCGGTGGCACGGGCGTGCGCACCTTCCAACTCTCCACGGGCATCTCCACCCTGCACGCGGTCACCGTCGACGCCAATGGCAACATTGTCGGCGCGGGCACCGTCGACAACGACGGCCTGGATCTGGTGGTGGTCCGCCTGACGCCGGCCGGGGTGCCCGACACGACCTTCAGCGCGGACGGCGTGGCGACCACGGACGTGGGCCGCGAGGATGACGGCCTGTGCGTCGTCGCCGAGCCCGATGGCAAGGTCGTCGTGGCTGGGACCTCCACGGGCAGCCTCGACACGCTGGTTGTGCGCCGCTTCAACGCCAACGGCACCCTGGACAACAGCTTCCGCTACCTGCCGTCCTTCAGCTCGCCGGACATCACGCCGCGAACGCTGCAGCGGCTGTCGAACGGGAGCTGGCTGGTGGGCGGGAAGGCGGTGTCCTCCAACGGGGACACGCAGGCCGTGGTGGCGCGGCTGACCGCGAGCGCGGGGCAGGACACGTCCTTCGGCCGCGAGGGTTACGCCTACTTCACGGCGGGCTTCACGGGCGTGCGGGACACGGTCGTGGGCACGGACGTGCTGGCGGACGGGACCCTTGCGGTCGCCACCTGGAGTCAGGATGCGAAGGGCGCATCCGGACTGGGAGTCGTCCACCTGGCCCCGAATGGCACCAGCATCCTCCGCTCCCATCGGACGGACCTGCCCGGTGACGAGCAGCCCACGGTCGCGCGGCTGGACGCGCAGGGCTTCCTGCGCGTCACCGGGACGCGAATCCCGGAGGGGAAGAGCGAAGCCGTGCCCTTCGTGACCCGCTTCCATCCGTACTGA
- a CDS encoding DUF2380 domain-containing protein, translating into MKGSLRGVEAAFTQLAARPPDPWGWSLTGVFTRYLDQGSKQVTWLQGALGSATALTRVASEVGDTDMEWGLLRMTGPKLQAAQFGTLLLATWVDFLHLADAVLRHCPMCSAEKLYVDLHRVQGLMEPTLTDLASMDPERVEAATTAMPELMGKLTREFDTLQRETRRTMKLGGQVIAAMQAVEAVAMISTMKMALPRVPPSAPATLGVGLVMSSGGVMVGSRMVVSAEWVEMMRRLVQAGVISVPAVGAVVLIQGGQVTMAQAHQDLPKGVREALGDSPEVRGMQVAGRAGVGMSDAPKHHVLPQEHRE; encoded by the coding sequence GTGAAGGGCTCCCTGCGCGGCGTCGAGGCCGCGTTTACCCAGCTGGCGGCCCGTCCTCCAGACCCTTGGGGTTGGAGCCTCACCGGCGTCTTCACGCGCTACCTCGACCAGGGCTCCAAGCAGGTGACGTGGCTTCAAGGTGCGCTTGGGAGCGCCACCGCGTTGACGAGGGTGGCCTCGGAAGTCGGTGACACGGACATGGAATGGGGCCTGCTGCGCATGACGGGGCCGAAGCTCCAGGCGGCGCAGTTTGGAACGCTTCTGCTGGCCACCTGGGTGGACTTCCTGCACCTCGCGGACGCCGTGCTTCGTCACTGCCCCATGTGCAGCGCCGAGAAGCTCTACGTGGACCTTCACCGCGTGCAGGGGCTGATGGAGCCCACGCTCACGGACCTCGCATCAATGGACCCGGAGCGGGTGGAGGCGGCGACGACCGCGATGCCCGAGTTGATGGGGAAGCTGACGCGTGAGTTCGACACGCTCCAGCGGGAGACCCGCAGGACCATGAAGCTCGGCGGGCAGGTCATCGCGGCGATGCAGGCGGTGGAGGCGGTCGCGATGATTTCCACCATGAAGATGGCCCTGCCACGCGTGCCGCCCTCGGCCCCTGCGACGCTGGGCGTGGGGCTCGTGATGAGTTCGGGCGGAGTCATGGTGGGCTCACGGATGGTGGTTTCCGCGGAGTGGGTGGAGATGATGCGAAGGCTCGTGCAGGCGGGCGTCATCTCCGTTCCCGCCGTCGGCGCGGTCGTGCTCATTCAGGGCGGACAGGTCACGATGGCCCAGGCGCATCAGGACCTGCCCAAGGGCGTGCGCGAAGCGCTGGGGGACAGCCCCGAGGTGCGCGGCATGCAGGTGGCGGGCAGAGCGGGGGTGGGCATGTCGGACGCTCCAAAGCACCATGTGCTGCCGCAGGAGCACCGCGAGTGA
- a CDS encoding AMP-binding protein, producing the protein MDAAENGEELFHSTLHLADLLYPRSERLGDVRPSEEWSFSQLDTRARALGTWLTTLNAAGERVLLLYPPGLEYVVGFMGCLYVGAIAVPCHPPDASRLDSALPQLLAIARDCGARFVLTTSSILEMSPRLTSEAPELAELHWVATDMVPTSLSEDWKRPARVQVAVPPVSMDVPLLDTDERYMPLRESNDPTPLDDSRCLPAQFRAQVARTPDAVAVVADDETLTYAQLDAASDALAWHLREHGVARDVRVGLCVERSTRLVVAMLGILKAGGAFVPLDPDCPREQLAAMMEDSRARVLVTESRRVQDLPAEGVCTVLLDSEDAFELEVLGPPRAGTTLDDPAYVLYPPGSSSKPQGVMVPHRSVADFFSAMDARVGAAPVGTWLSVSRICFDSSVLELLWTLVRGFRVAGAPSPRLPGLSACARAPAALP; encoded by the coding sequence ATGGATGCTGCGGAGAACGGTGAAGAGCTCTTCCATTCGACCCTCCACCTCGCGGACCTGCTCTATCCACGTTCGGAGCGGTTGGGAGATGTACGGCCATCCGAGGAGTGGAGCTTCTCGCAGCTGGACACCCGGGCGCGGGCCCTGGGGACGTGGCTGACGACGCTGAACGCGGCCGGCGAACGGGTGCTGCTGCTGTATCCCCCGGGCCTCGAATACGTCGTGGGGTTCATGGGCTGCCTGTACGTGGGCGCCATCGCGGTGCCGTGCCATCCGCCGGATGCTTCCCGGTTGGACAGCGCCCTGCCCCAACTGCTTGCCATCGCTCGGGATTGCGGCGCGCGCTTCGTGCTGACGACGAGCAGCATCCTGGAGATGTCCCCGCGCCTCACGTCGGAGGCGCCGGAGCTGGCTGAGCTCCACTGGGTGGCCACGGACATGGTGCCGACGTCGCTCTCGGAGGACTGGAAGCGGCCAGCGCGGGTACAGGTGGCCGTGCCCCCCGTGTCCATGGACGTGCCGCTGCTCGACACGGATGAACGGTACATGCCGCTTCGCGAGTCGAACGACCCGACGCCGCTGGATGACTCGCGCTGCCTCCCCGCGCAGTTCCGCGCGCAGGTGGCTCGCACGCCGGACGCGGTCGCGGTGGTGGCGGATGATGAAACGCTCACCTACGCCCAGCTGGATGCGGCCAGCGACGCGCTGGCGTGGCACCTGCGCGAGCACGGCGTCGCGCGCGACGTGCGCGTGGGGCTGTGCGTGGAGCGCTCCACCCGCCTGGTGGTGGCGATGCTCGGCATCCTCAAGGCAGGTGGCGCGTTCGTGCCGCTGGATCCGGACTGCCCGCGGGAACAACTGGCCGCGATGATGGAGGACTCACGGGCACGGGTGCTCGTTACGGAGTCCCGCCGGGTCCAGGACCTGCCGGCGGAGGGCGTGTGCACCGTCCTGCTGGACTCAGAGGACGCGTTCGAGCTGGAGGTGCTGGGGCCTCCGCGCGCGGGCACGACGCTGGACGACCCTGCCTACGTCCTCTACCCGCCCGGCTCCTCCAGCAAGCCCCAGGGCGTGATGGTGCCGCACCGGAGCGTGGCGGACTTCTTCAGCGCCATGGACGCACGGGTGGGCGCGGCGCCCGTGGGCACGTGGCTCTCCGTCAGCCGCATCTGCTTCGACAGCTCCGTGCTGGAGCTGTTGTGGACGCTCGTCCGCGGCTTCCGCGTCGCGGGAGCCCCCAGCCCTCGGCTGCCGGGGCTCAGCGCTTGCGCGCGAGCACCCGCCGCACTTCCTTGA
- the tmk gene encoding dTMP kinase: protein MSAARKVALPGRFIVLEGLDGAGTTTQTERLASALRADGLSVVTTREPSDGPVGTMLRQALTGRLGLPQGRGPLAQETLALLFAADRTDHLHARVLPALEQGKVVLCDRYVLSSLAYQGASLPMAWVDTVNAHAVSPDLTLFVGVDPKVAAKRRAVRGGPAELFEADEAQRRIAKQYLKAITLRAKRERIVHIDGELSVEAVTDACLKEVRRVLARKR, encoded by the coding sequence GTGAGCGCCGCCAGGAAGGTCGCCCTGCCGGGGCGATTCATCGTGCTGGAGGGCCTGGACGGAGCGGGCACCACCACGCAGACGGAGCGCCTGGCATCCGCGCTGAGGGCGGATGGGCTCTCGGTGGTGACGACGCGCGAGCCGTCCGACGGTCCGGTGGGAACGATGCTGCGCCAGGCGCTCACGGGCCGCCTGGGCTTGCCGCAGGGCCGGGGGCCGTTGGCGCAGGAGACCCTGGCGCTGCTGTTCGCGGCGGACCGGACGGACCACCTGCACGCGAGGGTGTTGCCGGCGCTGGAGCAGGGCAAGGTGGTGCTGTGCGACCGCTACGTGCTGTCCTCGCTGGCGTACCAGGGCGCGAGCCTGCCCATGGCGTGGGTGGACACGGTGAACGCGCACGCGGTGTCGCCGGACCTGACGCTGTTCGTGGGCGTGGACCCCAAGGTCGCGGCGAAGCGCCGGGCCGTGCGCGGTGGGCCCGCGGAGCTGTTCGAAGCGGACGAGGCCCAGCGGCGGATCGCGAAGCAGTACCTCAAGGCCATCACGCTGCGAGCGAAGCGCGAGCGCATCGTGCACATCGACGGCGAGCTGTCCGTGGAGGCCGTGACGGACGCGTGCCTCAAGGAAGTGCGGCGGGTGCTCGCGCGCAAGCGCTGA
- the ribB gene encoding 3,4-dihydroxy-2-butanone-4-phosphate synthase, whose product MSRDSELNTIEEAIRDIQAGKCVIVADDEDRENEGDLIMAAELATPEMLAFMVRHTSGIICQPMLAERLDALRLPQMVAENTESHRTAFTVSVDFRHGTTTGVSASDRTKTIRALADPNTTADDFLRPGHIFPLRYREGGVLRRAGHTEAAVDLARLAGLQPSGILCELVKDDGTMQRMPDLKQFAREHDLKLVTIADLIEYRSRKDRLVRREAGQSVVRTRHGEFTALTYTWTPDGAKSLVLVKGDPSKTQPAPLVRLHGACAMGDVFGSPDCKCNLLLDRAMETVAREGTGVIVYLPGMHGNDFGIHHKRAGDGSNASVSRAANESRDVGMGCQILTDLGVSTMRVMSNTDMTYRGLSGFGLTIESRLTLDVE is encoded by the coding sequence ATGAGCCGTGACTCCGAGTTGAACACCATCGAGGAGGCCATCCGCGACATCCAGGCCGGCAAGTGCGTCATCGTCGCAGACGACGAGGACCGCGAGAACGAAGGCGACCTCATCATGGCCGCCGAGCTCGCCACCCCGGAGATGCTGGCGTTCATGGTCCGCCACACCAGCGGCATCATCTGCCAGCCCATGCTCGCCGAGCGGCTGGACGCGCTCCGCCTGCCCCAGATGGTGGCGGAGAACACCGAGTCCCACCGCACCGCCTTCACCGTCTCCGTGGACTTCCGCCACGGCACCACCACCGGCGTCTCCGCCAGCGACCGCACGAAGACGATCCGCGCGCTCGCCGACCCGAACACCACCGCGGACGACTTCCTGCGCCCCGGCCACATCTTCCCGCTGCGCTACCGCGAAGGCGGCGTGCTGCGCCGCGCGGGCCACACCGAGGCGGCCGTGGACCTGGCGCGGCTCGCCGGCCTGCAGCCGTCCGGCATCCTCTGCGAGCTGGTGAAGGACGACGGCACCATGCAGCGCATGCCGGACCTGAAGCAGTTCGCGCGCGAGCACGACCTCAAGCTCGTCACCATCGCGGACCTCATCGAGTACCGCAGCCGCAAGGACCGCCTGGTGCGCCGCGAGGCCGGCCAGAGCGTCGTGCGCACCCGCCACGGTGAGTTCACCGCCCTCACGTACACGTGGACGCCCGACGGCGCGAAGTCCCTGGTCCTGGTGAAGGGCGACCCGTCGAAGACCCAGCCCGCCCCGCTGGTGCGCCTGCACGGCGCCTGCGCCATGGGCGACGTGTTCGGGTCACCGGACTGCAAGTGCAACCTGCTGCTGGACCGCGCGATGGAGACCGTGGCGCGCGAGGGCACGGGCGTCATCGTCTACCTGCCCGGCATGCACGGCAACGACTTCGGCATCCACCACAAGCGCGCGGGCGACGGCAGCAACGCGTCCGTCAGCCGCGCGGCCAACGAGTCGCGCGACGTGGGCATGGGCTGCCAGATCCTCACCGACCTGGGCGTGAGCACCATGCGCGTGATGTCCAACACGGACATGACCTACCGGGGCCTCTCCGGCTTCGGGCTCACCATCGAGTCGCGCCTGACGCTCGACGTGGAGTAG